From Streptomyces griseorubiginosus, one genomic window encodes:
- a CDS encoding recombinase family protein: MRPAIYGYMRVVSSDETDDESERVKRELTAYAQREGFALDQVFTENIRCSESAFSVMLDSLKRHDVRDVIVPSLWHFARLPGLQDAMRQHIEQETGARIWVVQGRRA, translated from the coding sequence ATGCGACCTGCAATTTACGGCTACATGCGCGTCGTGAGCAGCGACGAAACAGACGACGAATCCGAGCGCGTGAAGCGAGAGCTGACCGCGTACGCCCAGCGCGAAGGATTCGCGCTCGACCAGGTGTTCACCGAGAACATCAGGTGTTCGGAATCCGCCTTCTCCGTGATGCTCGACTCCTTGAAGCGCCACGACGTAAGGGACGTCATCGTCCCCTCGCTCTGGCACTTCGCTCGGCTGCCCGGCCTCCAGGACGCCATGCGCCAGCACATTGAGCAGGAAACCGGTGCTCGCATCTGGGTAGTTCAGGGGCGGCGCGCGTGA
- a CDS encoding ATP-binding protein, with translation MTEGQEAPRHCNWVYTSSLQLAAVPSAVSCSRMLVRLTLTRWKLADYVETAELVMSELVTNAVRATGLLDPEPQTWKIKEEHVIGVQLRAIGTSLVLDVWDRSSDQPVARSSDDDAEGGRGLLLVGATCKQWDFFRPHAGGKIVWAELELDRTAKPPPLSTMPVRIPGATKPPRGPVHTMAEEALLQRFLDALYQWDEPRAV, from the coding sequence GTGACCGAGGGACAAGAGGCGCCGCGGCACTGCAATTGGGTCTACACCAGCAGCTTGCAACTGGCCGCCGTACCGTCGGCTGTCAGTTGCTCGCGCATGCTCGTCCGGCTGACGTTGACGCGGTGGAAGTTGGCCGACTACGTCGAGACGGCTGAACTGGTGATGTCCGAACTCGTCACCAACGCCGTGAGGGCAACGGGGTTGCTCGATCCGGAACCGCAGACGTGGAAGATCAAGGAAGAGCACGTCATCGGGGTGCAACTCCGCGCAATCGGCACGAGCCTCGTGCTGGACGTCTGGGACAGAAGCTCTGACCAACCCGTGGCGAGGAGCTCTGACGATGACGCCGAAGGCGGACGCGGACTGTTGCTCGTCGGGGCGACGTGCAAGCAGTGGGACTTCTTCCGTCCGCACGCCGGAGGGAAAATCGTGTGGGCAGAACTCGAACTGGACAGGACGGCGAAACCGCCGCCACTCAGCACGATGCCGGTACGCATCCCTGGAGCCACCAAACCACCTCGGGGGCCAGTCCACACGATGGCGGAGGAAGCGCTATTGCAACGCTTCCTGGATGCGCTGTACCAATGGGACGAGCCACGGGCCGTTTGA
- a CDS encoding MT-A70 family methyltransferase has product MTNIINESTGSNVPRRFRTILADPPWDIQQKGGRGAERHYPLMTLERIKAMPVAELAEDDAHLWLWVTNATLREGYDVAESWSFTVRSPLTWIKFRLGLGVYLRNATEHLLFATRGKAPVQFRAQPTWITAPVQDHSHKPEEQYPLIERLSPGPYLELFARRRPPSNSPWFVWGNQIDADVSLPGYPVPSDRHHDERDV; this is encoded by the coding sequence GTGACGAACATCATCAACGAATCCACCGGGTCAAATGTCCCGCGTCGGTTCCGCACCATCCTGGCCGACCCTCCGTGGGACATTCAGCAGAAGGGCGGACGAGGCGCGGAGCGCCACTACCCCCTCATGACCCTGGAGCGCATCAAGGCCATGCCCGTCGCCGAGCTGGCCGAGGACGATGCCCATCTCTGGCTGTGGGTCACCAACGCTACGCTCCGCGAGGGCTACGACGTCGCCGAAAGCTGGAGCTTCACCGTCCGGTCGCCGCTCACGTGGATCAAGTTCCGGCTCGGGCTCGGCGTCTACCTGCGCAACGCGACCGAGCACCTGCTCTTCGCCACCCGTGGCAAGGCACCGGTCCAGTTCCGTGCACAGCCGACGTGGATCACCGCTCCGGTGCAAGACCACTCGCACAAGCCCGAGGAGCAGTACCCGCTCATCGAGCGCCTGTCACCCGGCCCGTACCTGGAGCTGTTCGCCAGGCGTCGGCCCCCGAGCAACTCGCCGTGGTTCGTGTGGGGGAACCAGATCGACGCCGACGTGTCGCTTCCCGGCTACCCGGTGCCGAGCGACCGTCACCACGACGAGCGGGACGTATGA
- a CDS encoding type IV secretory system conjugative DNA transfer family protein → MSWTRSHTELVFSGLHLPRPLDPATVAGFLTRLASDRDAPRVVLEVRADPGGIRHLLGCHATDVQALRRMLGDLIPGSLLTTLGASTTEPRPRVEEAGRLHLRPTGLPLRSDTHEATTRALLSSLATPLRQGEQIVVQVLFGPRRAPRAIPSKAPDPSTTLLQLLTQGERPASTETRARLKERASQAGFATTIRLGASSQDSGRRRRFIGSLLSAISTAQSPGLHIDLVREHPKHLNEVRSPWHWPLTLGVSELVGLLGFPLGDGDFPGLPPAHPRLLRAEASVHTGPRVFAKSAVPGDDRLLGIGPKDQTYHAIAYGPSGSGKTTALLNLICADIEAGRPVAVLDPKRQLIDDILARIPEHRVNDVVELNASDETPVGFNPLDVTGRDPDVVVDGVLAVFEAVFADGWGPRSADIFSASLRTLARASTPSRPATLVDLPRLLTDPRFRRQQVGRVGGDVGLAGFWSWYESQSPQAQAAAIAPPLNKLRQFLLRPALIHMLDQRTGKFRLRDIFRENKIVLVPLNEGLIGPGTASLLGSLIIADLWQATQERADEPGADKRPGAIYVDEAPRFLNLPLSLADALAVSRSLSVGWFLAAQFRSQFPPALRTAVDMNARSKIAFATEYEDARDMAKLTRSLTAEDFQALPRFHAYANLVADGLPSGWALVETLPPPPVTTDPEVVRVTARANYAPDPITPTTDTNTADSDKPQAPEASASATAVDQIGRKRRHR, encoded by the coding sequence GTGAGCTGGACGCGTAGCCACACCGAGCTGGTGTTCTCCGGCCTTCACTTGCCCCGTCCGCTGGACCCCGCAACCGTCGCCGGATTCCTGACCCGTCTGGCCTCCGACCGCGATGCACCACGCGTCGTCCTCGAAGTCCGGGCCGACCCCGGCGGCATCCGACACCTGCTCGGCTGCCACGCCACCGACGTCCAGGCGCTCCGCCGGATGCTCGGTGACCTGATCCCCGGCAGCCTGCTCACCACACTGGGCGCTAGCACAACTGAACCTCGTCCACGCGTCGAAGAAGCCGGGCGGTTGCATCTCCGCCCCACCGGACTGCCGCTGCGGAGCGACACACACGAGGCCACCACTCGGGCGTTGCTCTCCAGTCTCGCCACGCCACTCCGGCAGGGTGAACAGATCGTCGTGCAGGTGCTGTTCGGACCACGCCGCGCTCCGCGGGCCATCCCATCGAAAGCTCCGGATCCCAGCACCACCCTGCTCCAGCTTCTTACTCAAGGCGAGCGTCCGGCCAGTACCGAGACGCGGGCGCGGCTCAAGGAACGAGCGTCGCAGGCCGGGTTCGCGACCACCATCCGGCTCGGAGCGTCGAGCCAGGATTCCGGCCGGCGCCGCCGATTTATCGGGAGTCTGCTCAGCGCGATCTCTACCGCCCAGAGCCCGGGGCTTCACATCGACCTGGTACGCGAACACCCCAAGCACCTCAACGAGGTGCGTTCCCCGTGGCATTGGCCGCTGACGCTCGGTGTGTCCGAACTCGTCGGGCTGCTTGGCTTCCCGCTGGGTGATGGAGATTTTCCGGGCCTCCCGCCCGCGCATCCGAGGCTTCTGCGCGCTGAAGCCAGCGTCCACACCGGCCCGCGAGTCTTCGCGAAGAGCGCCGTACCAGGTGATGACCGACTGCTCGGCATCGGGCCGAAAGACCAGACATACCATGCTATTGCGTACGGACCGAGTGGCTCCGGCAAGACCACGGCGCTTCTGAATTTGATCTGTGCTGACATCGAGGCTGGACGCCCGGTCGCGGTGCTTGACCCCAAGCGCCAGCTCATCGACGACATCCTCGCGCGTATTCCAGAGCACCGCGTAAACGATGTCGTCGAGCTGAACGCCAGCGACGAAACTCCGGTGGGGTTCAATCCACTGGACGTTACCGGCCGTGACCCCGATGTAGTGGTCGACGGCGTCCTGGCGGTCTTCGAGGCCGTCTTTGCTGACGGATGGGGGCCGCGCTCGGCGGACATCTTCTCGGCCAGTCTCCGCACCCTGGCCAGGGCCAGCACGCCGAGCAGGCCAGCCACGTTGGTCGATCTGCCCCGCCTGCTCACCGATCCCAGGTTCCGTCGCCAGCAGGTCGGACGGGTAGGCGGCGACGTCGGCCTCGCTGGATTTTGGTCCTGGTACGAGTCACAGTCTCCGCAGGCCCAAGCTGCGGCAATCGCGCCGCCGCTCAACAAGCTGCGGCAGTTCCTCCTCCGCCCGGCCCTGATCCACATGCTCGACCAACGCACCGGCAAGTTCCGTCTACGCGACATCTTCCGCGAGAACAAGATCGTGCTCGTCCCCCTGAACGAGGGACTCATCGGGCCGGGGACAGCGTCGCTGCTCGGCAGTCTCATCATCGCCGACCTGTGGCAAGCCACCCAGGAGCGTGCCGACGAGCCAGGGGCTGACAAGCGTCCCGGTGCCATATACGTCGACGAGGCGCCACGCTTTCTCAACCTTCCCCTGTCGCTCGCCGATGCCCTGGCCGTATCGCGGTCACTATCGGTCGGCTGGTTCCTGGCCGCTCAGTTCCGCAGCCAGTTCCCACCCGCGCTGCGCACAGCAGTGGACATGAATGCCCGATCCAAGATCGCGTTCGCCACCGAGTACGAGGACGCGCGGGACATGGCCAAGCTGACCCGGTCGCTCACCGCCGAGGACTTCCAGGCACTTCCACGCTTCCATGCCTACGCCAACCTCGTCGCCGATGGCCTCCCGTCCGGCTGGGCGCTGGTGGAGACGTTGCCGCCTCCGCCGGTTACCACCGACCCCGAGGTCGTACGGGTGACAGCTCGGGCCAACTACGCCCCGGATCCGATCACACCCACGACGGACACGAACACGGCTGACAGCGACAAGCCACAGGCACCTGAAGCGAGTGCCTCGGCCACGGCCGTCGACCAGATTGGTCGGAAACGGAGGCACCGATGA
- a CDS encoding replication-relaxation family protein encodes MSPNDVASLLLRLSERDLAVLESLRAHRLLGTAQIRRLHFAEGHATVTAASGATMRVLVRLESHGLVARLTRRIGGVRSGSSGIVWQLASTGERLLRTVHGEKKRRRYVEPSLAFTAHTLAVAELAVQLHEYAGQGAIELLSVETEPSCWRSFVNPHGTLEWLKPDLYAVTASGDYEDHWFIEADRATEHPTVVVRKAKTYQRYAATGAHQARHGLFPAVTWVVPDVARRGALEAALSAETGVQPELFRVVTVDEFGKLVTGDHPDAPADVTGPP; translated from the coding sequence ATGAGTCCGAACGATGTCGCCAGCCTGCTGCTGCGTCTCTCCGAACGCGACCTGGCCGTCCTGGAATCGCTACGCGCCCACCGGCTCCTCGGCACCGCGCAGATCCGCCGTCTGCACTTCGCCGAGGGCCACGCCACCGTCACGGCGGCTTCGGGAGCGACTATGCGTGTCCTCGTCCGGCTCGAATCGCACGGCTTGGTGGCGCGACTTACTCGGCGCATCGGCGGTGTGCGCAGTGGCTCTTCGGGGATCGTGTGGCAACTCGCTTCTACCGGCGAGCGGCTGCTGCGCACCGTGCATGGCGAGAAGAAGCGTCGGCGCTACGTCGAGCCGTCCCTGGCGTTTACGGCGCACACGCTGGCCGTCGCCGAACTTGCCGTCCAACTCCACGAGTACGCCGGCCAAGGGGCTATCGAGCTGCTCAGCGTCGAGACCGAGCCCTCGTGCTGGCGCTCGTTCGTCAACCCACACGGCACGCTCGAATGGCTCAAGCCTGACCTGTACGCCGTCACCGCCAGTGGTGACTACGAGGACCACTGGTTCATTGAGGCCGACCGTGCCACCGAGCACCCCACAGTCGTCGTCCGTAAGGCCAAGACCTACCAGCGCTACGCGGCCACAGGCGCCCACCAGGCCCGACACGGCCTGTTTCCCGCCGTTACCTGGGTAGTCCCGGACGTGGCCCGACGTGGGGCCCTGGAGGCCGCCCTGTCGGCCGAAACGGGGGTACAGCCGGAGCTCTTCCGCGTTGTCACCGTCGACGAGTTCGGGAAGCTCGTCACAGGCGACCACCCGGACGCACCGGCTGATGTCACTGGTCCGCCATGA
- a CDS encoding helix-turn-helix transcriptional regulator codes for MVKRDAALQFGEYLQRLRRERKLGVRELARKASLDAGGLTRLEHGKTLPQPDTLKALGVALEVPFADLFTMAGYVIPSDLPSMSTYLRTRYGLPEDTIASVDEYIQRLIDEHGLDTNGPAPFEDESQNLSKK; via the coding sequence ATGGTGAAACGCGACGCAGCATTGCAATTTGGTGAGTACCTACAGCGTTTACGTCGGGAGCGAAAGCTCGGCGTTCGTGAGCTCGCCAGGAAAGCTAGCCTCGATGCTGGGGGGCTCACTCGACTTGAGCACGGGAAGACCTTGCCCCAGCCAGACACTCTCAAAGCCTTAGGTGTGGCGCTCGAAGTTCCGTTTGCAGACCTGTTCACGATGGCTGGATATGTTATCCCATCCGACCTACCCAGCATGAGCACCTACCTGCGCACGCGCTACGGCTTGCCTGAGGACACTATCGCCTCGGTTGACGAATACATCCAACGGCTCATCGATGAACACGGCCTCGATACTAACGGTCCAGCTCCATTCGAAGACGAGTCGCAGAATCTGTCAAAGAAATAA
- a CDS encoding NAD(P)/FAD-dependent oxidoreductase, with translation MVVGASLAGLRAVEAARRAGYGGAITLIGAEPHLPYDRPPLSKAFLTGDAEATYYLGEDIMRRDLSVDLRLGVTARALEPQARTVITDAGSVPYDRLLVATGAHARTLAHLPALDGVWTLRTLDDATALRASLRGAADVVVVGAGFIGAEIASSARAGGARVTIVEAAAVPLVRAVGEVVGRVLSTLHERHGTRLLCGTTVEELIGDGHVSGVRLSTGEVLRADAVVVGVGATPATQWLKTSGIALDPRDGGVVCDEYLESSIPGVYAAGDVAHWPNGVFEGDDTMRLENWTNAASQAAHAAENAVRPDRRRPYETVPYFWSDWYGQRIQFVGTADADDVSVVVGGRPDEASDHLVALYRRGDRLVGAATLNEPRKIMKYRRLIAERGLWSAAETAVPV, from the coding sequence GTGGTCGTCGGAGCGTCGCTCGCCGGCCTGCGCGCCGTCGAGGCCGCTCGCCGGGCGGGATACGGCGGCGCGATCACTCTCATCGGAGCCGAGCCGCATCTGCCGTACGACCGGCCGCCGTTGTCGAAGGCGTTCCTCACCGGCGACGCGGAGGCCACCTACTACCTCGGCGAGGACATCATGCGCAGGGACCTCTCGGTCGACCTGCGCCTGGGAGTCACCGCCCGCGCGCTGGAGCCACAGGCCCGCACCGTGATCACTGATGCCGGGTCTGTGCCGTACGACAGGCTGCTCGTTGCCACCGGCGCGCACGCCAGGACGCTGGCCCACCTGCCGGCGTTGGACGGCGTGTGGACCCTTCGCACCCTGGACGACGCGACAGCCCTCCGAGCCTCGCTCCGGGGGGCGGCTGACGTGGTGGTCGTCGGGGCCGGCTTCATCGGAGCGGAGATCGCCTCTTCGGCGCGAGCGGGCGGTGCCCGGGTCACGATCGTGGAGGCAGCCGCCGTACCGCTCGTCCGCGCGGTGGGCGAGGTGGTCGGCCGCGTGCTCTCCACCCTGCACGAACGGCACGGCACCCGCCTGCTCTGCGGCACGACGGTCGAGGAACTGATCGGGGACGGACACGTGAGCGGCGTCCGTCTGTCGACCGGCGAGGTCCTGCGGGCCGACGCCGTGGTCGTCGGCGTGGGCGCCACTCCGGCGACGCAGTGGCTGAAGACTTCCGGCATCGCCCTCGACCCCCGCGACGGAGGCGTCGTCTGCGACGAGTACCTGGAGTCGTCCATCCCCGGCGTCTACGCCGCAGGAGACGTCGCGCACTGGCCCAACGGAGTGTTCGAGGGCGACGACACCATGCGCCTGGAGAACTGGACGAACGCCGCGTCGCAGGCCGCACACGCCGCCGAGAACGCGGTACGGCCCGACCGGCGTCGGCCCTACGAGACCGTGCCCTACTTCTGGAGCGACTGGTACGGCCAGCGGATCCAGTTCGTGGGCACCGCCGACGCCGATGACGTGAGCGTAGTCGTCGGCGGCAGACCGGACGAAGCCTCGGATCACCTCGTCGCCCTCTACCGACGCGGTGACCGACTCGTCGGCGCCGCGACCCTCAACGAACCCCGCAAGATCATGAAATACCGGAGGCTCATCGCCGAGCGAGGCCTGTGGTCCGCCGCCGAAACGGCCGTCCCGGTCTGA
- a CDS encoding ferredoxin, which yields MKIHVDRGRCTGIGICESVAPDFFEVGDDGRLVLHRETTDESTAEDVTEAVRACPALALTLVEQ from the coding sequence ATGAAGATCCACGTCGACCGCGGGCGCTGCACCGGCATCGGTATCTGCGAGTCGGTCGCCCCCGACTTCTTCGAAGTCGGAGACGACGGCCGCCTCGTCCTGCACCGCGAGACGACCGACGAGAGCACCGCCGAGGACGTCACCGAGGCCGTCCGCGCCTGCCCCGCGCTCGCTCTGACCCTGGTGGAACAGTGA
- a CDS encoding cytochrome P450 has translation MTMPFATEHPFTTDQDISSTVFWDQPFAERDKTFAWLRANAPVSWHPPLENPALPADVHGEKGFWAVTRAEEIRYVSQNQDIFSSAVGGVEFRPRDPALPMPPSFLEMDPPEHTRYRQIMSAAFTPKAVKRLTAQIEERAEKIVGAVAGAGDFDFVERVAAKLPMLTVADMVGVPESLTEEFARAGDDLITAMGGGPPEGANLLEYMFQQMTVLRQIGVDLVEHRRKHPADDIATALATARIDGRPLSEDDIQSLMVLLSVAGNDTTKQTTSWTAYSLDRNPDQRAWLAEDFDGRIMASIEEFVRHASPVVEFARTATRDTELAGQKITAGDKVVIFYCSGNRDESVFPDPHKFDLTRPRSSHVGFGGGGVHFCLGNGVAKAQLRALFRQILTKLPDLRITGEPALMRSEFINGVTHLRASTR, from the coding sequence ATGACAATGCCGTTCGCCACCGAACACCCCTTCACAACGGACCAGGACATCTCGAGCACGGTCTTCTGGGACCAGCCATTCGCCGAGCGGGACAAGACCTTCGCCTGGCTGCGGGCCAACGCCCCCGTCAGCTGGCATCCGCCGCTCGAGAACCCGGCCCTTCCGGCCGATGTACACGGTGAGAAGGGCTTCTGGGCGGTGACACGCGCCGAGGAGATCCGCTACGTCAGCCAGAACCAGGACATCTTCAGCTCGGCCGTCGGCGGTGTCGAATTCCGCCCACGCGACCCGGCGTTGCCCATGCCGCCCAGCTTCCTGGAGATGGACCCGCCGGAGCACACCCGCTACCGGCAGATCATGAGCGCCGCGTTCACACCGAAGGCCGTGAAGCGACTGACGGCGCAGATCGAGGAACGGGCCGAGAAGATCGTCGGCGCGGTGGCGGGCGCTGGGGATTTCGACTTCGTGGAACGCGTGGCGGCGAAGCTGCCCATGCTGACGGTCGCGGACATGGTGGGTGTGCCAGAGAGCCTGACCGAGGAGTTCGCGCGCGCCGGCGACGACCTCATCACGGCCATGGGCGGCGGTCCTCCCGAGGGCGCCAACCTGCTCGAGTACATGTTCCAGCAGATGACCGTGCTCCGGCAGATCGGTGTCGATCTCGTCGAGCACCGCCGGAAGCACCCTGCCGACGACATCGCGACAGCCCTGGCCACCGCGCGGATCGACGGTCGGCCGTTGAGCGAGGACGACATCCAGTCGCTGATGGTGCTGCTCAGCGTCGCGGGCAACGACACGACGAAGCAGACCACCTCATGGACGGCGTACAGCCTGGACCGGAACCCAGATCAACGGGCCTGGCTGGCCGAGGACTTCGACGGCCGCATCATGGCGTCGATCGAGGAGTTCGTCCGGCACGCGTCGCCGGTCGTCGAGTTCGCCCGCACCGCCACGCGGGACACCGAACTGGCCGGTCAGAAGATCACGGCCGGGGACAAGGTCGTGATCTTCTACTGCTCCGGCAACCGCGACGAGTCGGTGTTCCCCGACCCGCACAAGTTCGACCTGACCCGCCCCCGCAGCTCGCACGTCGGGTTCGGCGGCGGTGGTGTGCATTTCTGCCTCGGCAACGGCGTGGCCAAGGCCCAGCTTCGCGCGCTGTTCCGGCAGATCCTCACCAAGCTCCCCGACCTTCGGATCACAGGTGAGCCCGCACTGATGCGCAGCGAGTTCATCAACGGCGTCACCCACCTGCGCGCAAGCACCCGCTGA
- a CDS encoding NAD(P)-dependent alcohol dehydrogenase has translation MTTTRAAVLRSADKEHVIEEITLAGLRPDEVLVKIAGTGMCHTDMMARDPALGALLTPMVLGHEGSGVVVAVGSAVIAVHPGDHVLLSFASCGACRECLKGAPAYCENFDALNVSGRYPDGSTGATDAQGRPVPNRWFGQSSFAEHAIAAERDVVVVDKDLPLELLGPLGCGIQTGAGAVLNEMRLAPGQSLAVFGAGAVGLAAVMAAKLAGASDIVVVDLNESRLDLAKELGATRTVLGGGEGVVEQVIDAGPGMDFSLETTAVGKVITDAVAVLARRGTAVLVGVGTGLLSVPPPQLAGRKVTFVLEGGAVPRVFLPQLIRFWQEGRFPFDRLVRTYPLAEINAAEADSLSGRTIKPVLIP, from the coding sequence ATGACAACGACCCGAGCAGCTGTGCTGCGCTCCGCTGACAAAGAGCACGTCATCGAGGAGATCACCCTCGCCGGCCTCCGCCCTGACGAGGTGCTGGTGAAGATCGCCGGGACCGGAATGTGCCACACCGACATGATGGCGCGTGACCCCGCCCTCGGGGCGTTGCTCACGCCCATGGTGCTCGGCCACGAGGGCAGCGGGGTCGTGGTGGCCGTCGGCTCCGCGGTGATCGCCGTACACCCCGGTGACCATGTGCTGCTGAGCTTCGCGTCCTGCGGTGCCTGCCGAGAGTGTCTCAAGGGGGCTCCCGCGTACTGCGAGAATTTCGACGCCCTCAACGTCTCCGGTCGCTACCCCGATGGCAGCACGGGCGCCACCGACGCGCAGGGTCGGCCGGTCCCCAACCGGTGGTTCGGCCAGTCGTCCTTCGCCGAGCATGCCATCGCCGCCGAGCGCGACGTCGTGGTCGTCGACAAGGATCTCCCCCTGGAACTGCTCGGCCCACTGGGCTGCGGCATCCAGACCGGCGCGGGTGCCGTACTCAACGAGATGCGGCTCGCACCGGGCCAGTCCCTCGCCGTCTTCGGGGCGGGCGCCGTCGGACTGGCCGCCGTGATGGCGGCGAAGCTCGCCGGGGCGAGCGACATCGTCGTGGTGGACCTGAACGAGTCCCGGCTCGACCTGGCGAAGGAGCTGGGAGCCACCCGCACAGTGCTGGGAGGCGGGGAAGGCGTTGTCGAGCAGGTCATCGACGCCGGCCCGGGCATGGACTTCAGCCTGGAGACGACCGCCGTCGGCAAGGTCATCACCGACGCCGTCGCGGTCCTCGCGCGGCGTGGCACCGCGGTGCTGGTCGGTGTGGGCACCGGACTGCTGTCGGTGCCGCCGCCGCAGCTCGCGGGCCGTAAGGTCACCTTCGTCCTGGAGGGTGGCGCGGTTCCCAGGGTGTTCCTCCCGCAGCTGATCCGTTTCTGGCAGGAAGGCCGGTTCCCGTTCGACCGTCTCGTCCGCACCTACCCGCTCGCGGAGATCAACGCCGCGGAGGCCGACTCGTTGTCAGGTAGGACGATCAAGCCGGTTCTCATCCCCTGA
- a CDS encoding oxygenase MpaB family protein, translating to MSTVTAGHRSKTGKVKITREDLLGTERRWRRFGEPTAAGESLNEDGTPDYGIFGPGSVVWEVLLHPATVVFLNAVQGAVQTKGYNPIVAGLRDRDPVSRKAREGTLNMLDVFDRLSRNSGMHAPMWLGDSKTAKLMYKHLHNIHKRVAGDVIDTARPELGGYAASEPRDAMWAALTEMHPMLRVYEAFAFRDGKFPHRLSPEQRDQFVAETGAYLRLVGAAEEDIPANMAELGTLYEKYADLFEPSTTVNNLPDTGEDWTELAQEAVKKNFHISQVRALVPYLLQTTLIELPVMGTLPAKMRRSMGLSRRKDKAAVRAAKLFLPIAWLMQQGPYERYILRRMWGPDSIRLLESARRLHEQTLARRAMDQLVAGANSAGAPASA from the coding sequence ATGAGCACTGTCACCGCAGGTCACCGCAGCAAGACGGGAAAAGTGAAGATCACCAGGGAGGACCTGCTCGGCACGGAGAGGCGCTGGCGGCGCTTCGGCGAGCCGACCGCGGCAGGTGAGTCGCTCAACGAGGACGGCACGCCGGACTACGGCATCTTCGGCCCGGGCAGCGTGGTCTGGGAGGTCCTCCTCCACCCGGCCACCGTCGTCTTCCTCAACGCCGTTCAGGGTGCGGTGCAGACGAAGGGCTACAACCCGATCGTCGCCGGCCTGCGGGACCGCGATCCGGTCTCCCGCAAGGCGCGGGAGGGGACGTTGAACATGCTGGACGTGTTCGACCGGCTCTCGCGCAACTCCGGCATGCACGCCCCGATGTGGCTCGGTGACTCCAAGACCGCCAAGCTGATGTACAAGCACCTCCACAACATCCACAAGAGGGTGGCCGGCGACGTCATCGACACGGCCCGGCCCGAGCTCGGCGGCTACGCCGCGAGCGAGCCGCGGGACGCCATGTGGGCGGCGCTGACGGAGATGCACCCCATGCTGCGTGTGTACGAGGCGTTCGCGTTCCGCGACGGAAAGTTCCCGCACCGCCTCTCCCCCGAGCAGCGCGACCAGTTCGTCGCCGAGACCGGGGCGTACCTGAGGCTCGTCGGGGCGGCCGAGGAGGACATCCCCGCGAACATGGCCGAGCTGGGGACCCTGTACGAGAAGTACGCCGACCTCTTCGAGCCCAGCACGACGGTGAACAACCTGCCGGACACCGGCGAGGACTGGACCGAGCTGGCCCAGGAGGCGGTGAAGAAGAACTTCCACATCTCACAGGTGCGCGCGCTCGTCCCGTACCTGCTGCAGACCACGCTGATCGAGCTGCCCGTCATGGGCACGCTCCCGGCCAAGATGCGCCGGTCGATGGGGCTCAGCCGGCGCAAGGACAAGGCCGCCGTCCGTGCCGCGAAGCTCTTCCTCCCGATCGCCTGGCTGATGCAGCAGGGCCCCTACGAGCGCTACATCCTGCGCCGCATGTGGGGCCCGGACAGCATCCGGCTGCTGGAGTCCGCCCGCCGCCTGCACGAGCAGACGCTCGCGCGACGCGCCATGGACCAGCTCGTCGCAGGCGCGAACAGTGCGGGAGCGCCTGCCTCCGCCTGA